In one Anaerolineales bacterium genomic region, the following are encoded:
- a CDS encoding DUF1786 domain-containing protein, translated as MQILTIDVGTGTQDIYLYRSGLSIENGYKMVMPSPTMRIREQIQAATQRQQGILLTGVTMGGGPCHWAAEAHLRAGLPLFATLEAAQTFNDDLSWVENEMGITIVSEDEAKRLDDFQHIELFDFKYPPIAEAFENLGVSLNPQAIGVAVFDHGAAPPGESDRRFRFEYLRRRIAAENSLSAFAFLAEDIPASMTRMQAVVKSAGPLDCPLVVMDTAPAAVLGATLDENVAAHSRLMVVNIGNFHTLAFRLGPTGIEGVFEHHTGEIDLPRLETMLRAFARGDLQNEDVYDDHGHGALIINDQPLPLSAGDNPIVVSGPRRSFMRKSKLRMYFAAPFGDMMISGCFGLLSAMADRVPDIASVIENALSADTSDTTPWDV; from the coding sequence ATGCAAATCCTCACCATTGACGTTGGTACGGGCACGCAAGACATCTACCTCTATCGCAGCGGCTTGAGTATCGAAAACGGATACAAGATGGTGATGCCCTCTCCCACCATGCGCATCCGTGAGCAGATCCAAGCGGCCACGCAGCGCCAACAAGGCATCCTGCTCACGGGCGTCACGATGGGAGGCGGACCTTGCCATTGGGCCGCAGAGGCGCATCTGCGAGCGGGCTTGCCGCTCTTCGCCACCCTGGAAGCTGCACAGACGTTCAACGACGATCTGTCGTGGGTGGAAAACGAAATGGGAATCACCATCGTTTCTGAGGACGAAGCGAAGCGGTTGGACGATTTCCAGCACATTGAATTATTCGATTTCAAGTATCCGCCTATCGCCGAAGCATTTGAGAATCTAGGAGTCAGCCTTAACCCTCAAGCCATCGGGGTTGCGGTATTCGATCACGGTGCTGCGCCGCCGGGAGAATCCGACCGCCGCTTCCGGTTCGAATATTTGCGCCGGCGCATCGCCGCCGAGAATAGCCTCTCGGCTTTCGCCTTCCTCGCCGAAGACATTCCCGCAAGCATGACGCGCATGCAGGCCGTCGTAAAAAGCGCCGGCCCATTGGATTGTCCGCTCGTCGTCATGGACACTGCACCCGCCGCGGTGCTCGGCGCCACGCTCGACGAGAACGTCGCTGCTCATTCGAGGTTGATGGTGGTCAACATTGGTAATTTCCACACCCTGGCATTTCGCCTGGGACCCACAGGAATCGAAGGGGTCTTCGAACACCACACGGGCGAAATCGATCTGCCGCGTCTGGAAACGATGTTGAGGGCCTTCGCCAGAGGGGATTTGCAGAATGAAGATGTCTACGACGATCACGGGCACGGCGCCTTGATCATCAACGATCAACCGCTTCCACTTTCCGCGGGCGACAACCCCATCGTCGTCAGCGGCCCGCGCCGGTCCTTCATGCGCAAATCCAAGCTTCGGATGTACTTCGCAGCGCCCTTTGGAGACATGATGATCAGCGGTTGTTTTGGGCTCCTTTCCGCGATGGCGGACCGTGTTCCAGATATCGCATCGGTGATAGAAAACGCACTTTCCGCCGATACATCCGATACGACGCCATGGGATGTTTAG